DNA sequence from the Candidatus Zixiibacteriota bacterium genome:
CCGAGAGATCGATCATCGAACTCATGATCTCGGATGTTTCTTCGGGCAACTCGAACACGATTTTGTACTTTTTTGCGACCTGATTGCCCAGATCCGAGAGGACATGATATTGCAGGTCGAGTTTTTCCGAGGTCGCGAGCGAACTGTCGGGTTGTTCCGGGCTGACAGCCACCAATTGCGCGCCCAGATCATTAATTTTCGGCAGAAGCTCCTGGTAGGCACGCAGTTCGAGGTTGCAGTACGGGCACCATCCACCCCGATACCAGGTCAGAATCACCGGACCTTCAGCCAGCAGTTTTTCCAGGCTGATGCTGTCGCCGGTGGCATCCGGCAAAATAAACATAACCGCCTGATCCCCCACAGCCAGTGCGCTGTCCTCTATACCGGTCGACCAGACCTCGTCGATTCCACGCTGGAAAGCGTCGGCCACCTCCGGAGGGGCCTGCTCGATGAACTGCTCTTTGCGGGCCTCGAGCTTGCCTTTTAAAGATTGCTCTTGATTCTCATCGATCAGAGGCTTTTCGGCTGTCCCCGTCGATTCGTCTGCCGGTTTGCTTTCCGAGGTCTCCTGTTTGCCGGATTCACAGCTCTGGGCAAATAAAAGCGCGGCCGTGACTATAAATAAACCCAGCCCGACCGAGGTTAACATGACTTTCAGATCTCGTAAGCTCATAGTTATATCCCCCTGATATTATCAGATAAATTATCGTTAACGCGATGATTGATTCAAAAAATTTATAAGAGCGTCCTGGAAAAATTCGAACGCTTCCAGATGCGGGATATGTCCAACCCCATGCATTTCAATCAGGGTACAGTCCGGGATGGCGGCGGCGGTTTTTTCGCCCAGTTCGGGATACTGTCCGAGGGTGGCCAGGACCTCAGGAGTAACCTGCCCGCGTCCCAGCGTGGTACGATCCTCCTGTCCGATTATCAGCAAAGTCGGAACAGTCAGATTCGGAAACTCATACAGAACCGGCTGGGAATAGACCATCTCAAAGGTCTTGGCAGAGACCCATGCCAGGCGCGGGTATTCACCGCTTAAAGTCCAGCGGTAATGCACCTGGACATATTCCTCGTACTTGTCCTCCCATTTGACATAGTAAGTCTTGTGGTAGTCGCGAATACCTTTCTCGGTATAACCGAGAATGTTTTCGTAAGCTGAATGAACGCTGGTATAGGGAACCTTCAGACGATAATCTTCCAGCCCGATCGGATTCTCCAGGACCAGTCGTTTTGTCGTCTGCGGGTACATCAGGGCAAACCTGGTCGCCAGCATCCCTCCCATCGAATGCCCCACCACGGTGACCTGGTCGACATCCAGCTCTTCCAGAAGCTGTTTGGTATTGCGAGCCAGAAGGTGAAAGCTGTACTGGATATCCGGCTTGGAGGATTTGCCGAAGCCGACCTGATCCGGGACGATCACCCGGTAGCCCTGGACGGCAAGGAATTCGATCGTGCGTTTCCAGTAAGCTCCGAAGAAGTTCTTGCCATGTAAAAGCAGGATGTTTTCTCCATTGTATGTACTTATTGGCTGGATATCCATAAAAGCCATGCGCACATCTTCACCCTCCAATGACAGCTCCATAAACTTCACTTCGTAGGGATAATCGTAATTTTCCATGGCAATTCCGAGCGGTTCGGTGTCCTGAGCGATTTTGATTATACCGCTTGAGACACTGGCCGCGCCGGATGTCGCGGCAAATACAACCAGTATAATAAATACATAGATTAGATGTTTCACTATTACTCCTTAAATCAGCGTATTTCGGGACATTTACAATTTGATGTAACAACAGAGAAGCGTTCATGTTCACTCGAATTTAGTTCAATTTGGAATAGGGCTGGGTGGGTAAAAAAACCCGCCCGGAAAAACCGGACGGGTAGTTATAACAATTCAGATTAGACTGAACTTAGATATTGCAATCAAGGTAGCCGTCGCCGTCGACGTCGCACGGAGCGTTGCCGCCGGCAAAGGCATAGTTGATGATATAAACAGCGTCGGAAACGTCAACGCTCTGGTCGCAGTTGGCATCACCGGTAAAGAGCGGATCCGGAGGAGTACCACCGGCGAAGGCGAAGTTGATGATGTAAACAGCGTCGGAAACGTCAGAACTGCTGTCACCATTCGGGTCGCCACAGAGGTTGTTCGGCTCAAAAGCCGGATCCCAGACCATGCCGAGGAACCAGACATAGGTCCACGGAGCGATCCAGAGCTGATCTTCGAGCGGCTGACCCGGATCGTACGGCGGGAAAGCGCCGCGGTAATCGACTACATCGATGTTGCCGGGGTTGGCGGCACAGATATTCGGGCAGTCCACGTCGGTGATACCGGCGGTAGCAGCCGGGGATTCCGGTGAAAGCATCGGATTGAAGATGACCG
Encoded proteins:
- a CDS encoding redoxin domain-containing protein: MLTSVGLGLFIVTAALLFAQSCESGKQETSESKPADESTGTAEKPLIDENQEQSLKGKLEARKEQFIEQAPPEVADAFQRGIDEVWSTGIEDSALAVGDQAVMFILPDATGDSISLEKLLAEGPVILTWYRGGWCPYCNLELRAYQELLPKINDLGAQLVAVSPEQPDSSLATSEKLDLQYHVLSDLGNQVAKKYKIVFELPEETSEIMSSMIDLSAYNSDSSGELPIPATFVIDQDGVIRYAYVDSDYRRRAEPAEVLEAIEQLK
- a CDS encoding alpha/beta fold hydrolase; the protein is MENYDYPYEVKFMELSLEGEDVRMAFMDIQPISTYNGENILLLHGKNFFGAYWKRTIEFLAVQGYRVIVPDQVGFGKSSKPDIQYSFHLLARNTKQLLEELDVDQVTVVGHSMGGMLATRFALMYPQTTKRLVLENPIGLEDYRLKVPYTSVHSAYENILGYTEKGIRDYHKTYYVKWEDKYEEYVQVHYRWTLSGEYPRLAWVSAKTFEMVYSQPVLYEFPNLTVPTLLIIGQEDRTTLGRGQVTPEVLATLGQYPELGEKTAAAIPDCTLIEMHGVGHIPHLEAFEFFQDALINFLNQSSR